A DNA window from Oryzias latipes chromosome 5, ASM223467v1 contains the following coding sequences:
- the LOC101165973 gene encoding uncharacterized protein LOC101165973 isoform X1 gives MREEVSCTNSPEGGMGASEEELERGSKKSLQQGNRKRSPYPKKESLSQAEESCTGSPSSLLPSGPKRPKKSPTAVVSLAPTSLGPRSEPPFEELHSQRVIANVRERQRTQSLNDAFASLRKIIPTLPSDKLSKIQILKLASRYIDFLYQVLQSDEMDAKLASCNYLAHERLSYAFSVWRMEGAWAMSTSH, from the coding sequence ATGAGAGAAGAGGTGTCCTGCACCAATTCCCCTGAAGGAGGGATGGGGGCCAGCGAAGAGGAGCTGGAGAGAGGATCCAAAAAGTCCCTCCAACAAGGAAATCGAAAACGCTCCCCTTATCCCAAGAAGGAGAGCCTGAGTCAGGCAGAGGAGAGTTGCACGGGCAGCCCCAGCAGCCTGCTGCCAAGCGGGCCAAAGCGGCCCAAGAAAAGCCCGACAGCGGTCGTGTCACTGGCCCCCACGTCTTTGGGTCCCAGGTCTGAGCCCCCTTTTGAGGAACTCCACTCTCAGCGGGTTATTGCCAACGTGCGGGAGCGCCAGCGTACCCAGTCGTTGAACGACGCCTTTGCCTCTCTGCGCAAAATTATCCCCACGCTGCCCTCAGACAAGCTGAGCAAGATCCAGATCCTCAAGCTGGCTTCTCGCTACATCGACTTCCTGTACCAGGTCCTGCAGAGCGACGAGATGGACGCCAAGCTGGCCAGCTGCAACTACCTGGCCCACGAAAGACTCAGCTACGCTTTCTCTGTCTGGAGGATGGAGGGTGCCTGGGCCATGTCCACCAGCCattaa
- the LOC101165973 gene encoding uncharacterized protein LOC101165973 (The RefSeq protein has 2 substitutions compared to this genomic sequence), whose protein sequence is MREEVSCTSAPEGGMGASEEELERGSKKSLQQGNRKRSPYPKKESLSQAEESCTGSPSSLLPSGPKRPKKSPTAVVSLAPTSLGPRSEPPFEELHSQRVIANVRERQRTQSLNDAFASLRKIIPTLPSDKLSKIQILKLASRYIDFLYQVLQSDEMDAKLASCNYLAHERLSYAFSVWRMEGAWAMSTSH, encoded by the coding sequence ATGAGAGAAGAGGTGTCCTGCACCAATTCCCCTGAAGGAGGGATGGGGGCCAGCGAAGAGGAGCTGGAGAGAGGATCCAAAAAGTCCCTCCAACAAGGAAATCGAAAACGCTCCCCTTATCCCAAGAAGGAGAGCCTGAGTCAGGCAGAGGAGAGTTGCACGGGCAGCCCCAGCAGCCTGCTGCCAAGCGGGCCAAAGCGGCCCAAGAAAAGCCCGACAGCGGTCGTGTCACTGGCCCCCACGTCTTTGGGTCCCAGGTCTGAGCCCCCTTTTGAGGAACTCCACTCTCAGCGGGTTATTGCCAACGTGCGGGAGCGCCAGCGTACCCAGTCGTTGAACGACGCCTTTGCCTCTCTGCGCAAAATTATCCCCACGCTGCCCTCAGACAAGCTGAGCAAGATCCAGATCCTCAAGCTGGCTTCTCGCTACATCGACTTCCTGTACCAGGTCCTGCAGAGCGACGAGATGGACGCCAAGCTGGCCAGCTGCAACTACCTGGCCCACGAAAGACTCAGCTACGCTTTCTCTGTCTGGAGGATGGAGGGTGCCTGGGCCATGTCCACCAGCCattaa